Proteins encoded together in one Prochlorococcus marinus str. MIT 9211 window:
- the rpsC gene encoding 30S ribosomal protein S3: MGHKIHPNGLRLGITQEHRSRWYASSKTYPTLLQEDDRIRGFIQKKYASAGISDVLIARKADQLEVELKTARPGVIVGRQGSGIEELRSGIQKTIGDRSRQVRINVVEIERVDADAHLLAEYIAQQLEKRVAFRRTIRMAVQRAQRAGVLGLKIQVGGRLNGAEIARSEWTREGRVPLHTLRAEIDYANKTANTTYGVLGIKVWVFKGEVLSKEDQPLPVGASPRRKGSRRPQQFEDRSNDGK; the protein is encoded by the coding sequence ATGGGACATAAAATTCACCCAAATGGCTTGAGGCTTGGAATTACCCAAGAGCATCGTTCTCGTTGGTATGCCTCCAGTAAGACATATCCAACCCTTCTTCAAGAAGATGATCGTATTAGAGGATTTATTCAAAAGAAATATGCATCTGCAGGGATTAGTGATGTATTGATAGCTCGTAAAGCAGATCAGTTAGAAGTTGAATTGAAAACAGCTAGGCCTGGAGTCATTGTTGGGAGACAGGGTAGTGGCATTGAAGAATTAAGATCTGGTATTCAAAAGACTATTGGTGATAGAAGTCGACAAGTTCGAATTAATGTTGTTGAGATTGAGCGAGTGGATGCTGATGCACACCTTTTAGCGGAATATATAGCTCAACAACTTGAGAAACGTGTTGCTTTTCGAAGAACAATTCGTATGGCTGTGCAACGTGCTCAAAGGGCAGGAGTGCTTGGGCTGAAGATTCAGGTAGGGGGGAGGTTAAATGGAGCAGAAATTGCCCGATCTGAATGGACTAGAGAAGGACGTGTCCCTTTGCATACTCTTCGTGCTGAGATTGATTATGCAAATAAGACTGCTAATACAACTTATGGTGTATTGGGCATAAAAGTTTGGGTGTTTAAAGGAGAGGTTCTTTCTAAAGAAGATCAACCTTTGCCAGTTGGTGCAAGTCCGAGAAGAAAAGGTAGTAGAAGACCTCAGCAGTTTGAGGACAGATCCAATGATGGTAAATAA
- the rplV gene encoding 50S ribosomal protein L22 — protein MVESSSSKTKFAQAHGRYIRGSASKVRRVLDQIRGRTYRDALIMLEFMPYRSTGPITKVLRSAVANAENNMGLDPASLVITRATADMAPSMKRYRPRAQGRAFAIKKQTCHISISVAPSSESTNSEASD, from the coding sequence ATGGTTGAATCATCATCTTCCAAAACCAAATTTGCTCAGGCCCATGGTCGTTATATCAGAGGGTCTGCTTCAAAGGTTCGCCGAGTCCTTGATCAGATTCGTGGTCGAACTTATCGAGATGCCCTAATTATGCTTGAGTTCATGCCCTATCGATCGACTGGACCAATTACAAAGGTTTTGCGTTCAGCTGTTGCTAATGCCGAGAATAATATGGGTTTAGATCCTGCTTCTTTGGTTATCACTCGTGCAACAGCTGATATGGCTCCTTCCATGAAAAGATATCGTCCAAGAGCTCAAGGACGGGCTTTTGCAATTAAAAAACAGACTTGCCACATTAGTATTTCTGTGGCTCCGTCTTCTGAATCAACTAACTCTGAGGCTTCTGACTGA
- the rpsS gene encoding 30S ribosomal protein S19: protein MGRSLKKGPFIADSLLKKVEKQNSNDDRSVIKTWSRASTILPVMIGHTIAVHNGKSHIPVFITEQMVGHKLGEFAPTRTYKGHIKDKKGAR from the coding sequence ATGGGACGTTCACTTAAAAAAGGCCCTTTTATCGCCGATAGCCTTCTTAAAAAGGTTGAAAAACAGAACTCTAATGATGACAGGTCAGTTATCAAGACCTGGTCAAGAGCCTCCACCATCCTTCCAGTAATGATTGGACATACAATTGCTGTGCATAACGGCAAAAGTCATATACCAGTTTTTATTACTGAGCAGATGGTTGGCCACAAATTAGGGGAGTTTGCTCCAACTCGTACTTACAAAGGTCACATTAAAGATAAAAAAGGAGCTCGTTAG